The Bosea beijingensis genome contains the following window.
CCGGCGCGGCGGAGACCTCTCGGGTGGCCAGCAGCAGCAACTCGCGATTGCGCGGGCGCTGGTCACCCGACCCAGGCTGCTGGTGCTGGACGAGCCGACCGAGGGCATCCAGCCTTCGATCATCAAGGATATCGGCCGTGCCATCGACTATCTCCGCAGCAAGGGCGGCATGGCGATCGTGCTGGTCGAGCAGTATTTCGATTTCGCCCGCGATCTCGCCGACACGATGTTCGTGATGGATCGCGGCGAGGTCGTACTGTCCGGCCCGATGGCCGAGCTCGATGGGGCGCAGGTCCAGCGCTTGATTCAGATCTAGATGCAGCGTCTTCTGCAAGCCCTGCTGCATGCGAAGCGGCCCTGACGATGCTGGCGATTGGCGATCTCCAGAGTGCGGTTCCGCCCCGGATGCAGCGCGCGCGGGGGCAGGCCAACGTCTCTTTCCGCTTGCGCGACGGCCAAACCTGCCTCGACCGGCTGTTTCAGGAGGGCTGCGCGAAACTGCGTTTCCCGCGCCCGCTGGGAGCCGACGATCCGCAAGCCATCATCATCAACACGGCGGGCGGGCTGACCGGAGGAGATCGCTTCGGCACTGAGGTGATCCTTGCCGCCGGTGCCGCCGCGAGCGTCACCACCCAGGCCTGCGAGCGCGTCTATCGCTCGACCGGGGCAGATGCCGCAGTGACCAACCGCCTGCATCTTGCGCCCGGCGCCCGGCTCGCCTGGCTGCCGCAGGAGACGATCCTGTTCGGCGGCGGGCGCCTGTCCCGTTCGCTCGACGTCGAGCTCGCCGAGGATGCCGAGCTGGTCGCGGTCGAGGCCGTGCTCTTCGGCCGGCAGGCGATGGGCGAGACCTTGCAGGGCGGCCACCTGCACGACCGCTGGCGCATCCGGCGCGACGGCCGCCTGATCTTCGCAGACGATCTGCGCGTCGAGGGCGATATCGCCGCTCGTCTCGCGCCGCAGCCCGCCATGGCCGGCTGCCGCGCCATGGCGACGGTGCTTTTCGTCGGCGCCACGCCCGAGCGCTTCCTGGATCAAGCCCGCGCGATCATCGGACCGGGCGGCGGTGCCAGCGTCTGGAACGGCAAGTTTCTGGCGCGACTGGTCGAGGAGACCGGGCTTGCGCTCCGGCGGCGGCTGGAGCCGCTGCTCACCCTTCTCCTGGGTGGCCGTCCGCTGCCCAAGGTCTGGCAACTCTAGAGGCTCTCATGAACCTGACACCGCGCGAGAAGGACAAGCTCCTGGTCTCCATGGCGGCCATGGTCGCCCGGCGCCGGCTCGAGCGCGGCGTGAAGCTCAACCATCCCGAGGCCATTGCCCTGATCAGCGATTTTGTCGTCGAGGGCGCGCGCGATGGCCGCAGCGTTGCCGAGCTGATGGAAGCCGGCGCCCATGTCGTCAGCCGCGCGCAGGTCATGGAGGGCGTCGCCGAGATGATCCACGACGTGCAGGTCGAAGCCACTTTCCCGGACGGCACCAAGCTCGTCACCGTCCACGAACCGATCCGTTGAGAGCGCAAGCCGGAGGCTGTCATGAAGAGATTGTCGATCGCCCTGATCCTGAGCGTCGGTGCCGCGAGCCCGGCCTTCGCCCATCTCAACCCGGCCGAGCACGGCTCCTTCGCCGCCGGCTTCTCACACCCGCTTTTCGGCACGGACCATATCCTGGCGATGGTCGGCGTCGGCCTCTGGGCCTTCCTCGTCGGCGGGCGTGCGGTCTGGATGATCCCCACGGCCTTCGTCGTCACGATGATGCTCGGCTTCGCCGCTGCGCTCGCGGGCGTCGGCCTGCCTTTCGTCGAGCCGACCATCGCGGCCTCCGTCGTGGTGCTCGGCCTGCTGGCTTTGGTCGCTCTGCAGGTCCCGGTTGCGGTCGGCATGGCCGTGGTCGGCTTCTTCGCGCTGTTCCATGGCTATGCCCATGGCAGTGAGCTCGGCAAGGCGACGAGCCTGTCCTTCATGACCGGCTTCGCGCTGGCGACCGCGCTGCTGCATGCGGTCGGCATCGGCATTGGCCTCGCCGGCAACGCGCTCTCGCATCGCGGCCGGATCGCCGCACGCATCGCCGGTGGGTTGACGGCGCTCGGCGGTCTCTGGCTGGTCGCGGGAGCCTGACCCGATGATCCCCGGAGAGGTCTTTCCCGCGGCGGGTGACATCGTCCTCAACGCGGGCGCCCAGCAGGTCGTGTTGCTCGTCGCCAATACCGGCGACCGGCCGATCCAGGTCGGCTCGCACTACCATTTCTTCGAGACCAACGACGCGCTCGATTTCGACCGCACGCTCGCCCGCGGTATGCGGCTCGACATCGCGGCCGGCACAGCGGTGCGCTTCGAGCCCGGCCAGCAGCGCGAGGTCCGCCTTGTTCCGCTCGACGGCAGCCGCGAGGTCTACGGCTTCCAGCAGAAGGTGATGGGGAAACTCTGATGCCGGCCAAGCTCTCCCACGCCGCTTACGCGCAGATGTACGGACCCACAGTCGGTGACCGAGTCCGCCTCGCCGATACCGAGCTGATCATCGAGGTCGAGAAGGATTTCACGATCTATGGCGAGGAGGTGAAGTTCGGCGGCGGCAAGGTCATCCGCGACGGCATGGGCCAGAGCCAGGCGAGCCGCGCCGAAGGCGCGGTCGATACCGTCATCACCAACGCGCTGATCGTCGACCACTGGGGCATCGTGAAGGCCGATATCGGCCTGAAGGACGGGCTGATCGTCGCCATCGGCAAGGCCGGCAACCCGGATACGCAAGCGGGCGTCACCATCGTCATCGGCCCCGGAACCGAGGCGATCGCCGGCGAGGGCAAGATTCTCACCGCCGGCGGCGTCGATGCCCATATCCATTTCATCTGCCCCCAGCAGATCGACGAGGCGCTGATGTCCGGCGTCACCACCATGCTCGGCGGCGGCACCGGCCCGGCCCATGGCACGCTGGCGACGACCTGCACGCCCGGCCCCTGGCATCTCGGCCGGATGATCCAGTCCTTCGACGCGGTGCCGATCAATCTCGGCCTCTCCGGCAAGGGCAATGCCTCGAAGCCCGCCGCGCTCGTCGAGATGATCGAGGGTGGCGCCTGCGCGCTGAAGCTCCACGAGGATTGGGGTACGACGCCGGCCGCGATCGACAACTGCCTCACTGTAGCCGACGACCACGACGTTCAGGTCATGATCCACACGGATACGCTGAACGAGAGCGGCTTCGTCGAGGACACGGTCGCCGCCTTCAAGGGCCGCACCATCCACGCCTTCCACACCGAGGGGGCGGGCGGCGGCCATGCGCCCGATATCATCAAGGTCTGCGGTCTCGCGAACGTCATCCCGTCCTCGACCAACCCGACGCGGCCCTATACGAAGAACACCATCGCCGAGCATCTCGACATGCTGATGGTCTGCCATCACCTGTCGCCCTCGATCCCCGAGGATATCGCCTTCGCCGAGAGCCGCATCCGCAAGGAGACGATCGCGGCCGAGGACATCCTGCACGATATCGGCGCCTTCTCGATCATCTCCTCCGACAGCCAGGCCATGGGCCGCGTCGGCGAGGTGCCGATCCGGACCTGGCAGACCGCGCACAAGATGAAGGTCCAGCGCGGGCGCCTGCCTGGGGAGACGGGCGAGAACGACAATCTGCGGGTGCGCCGCTACATCGCGAAATACACGATCAACCCGGCGATCGCGCAGGGCCTGTCGAAGCATGTCGGCTCCGTCGAGGTGGGCAAGCGTGCCGATCTCGTGCTCTGGAATCCGGCCTTCTTCGGCGTGAAGCCGGAGATGGTGCTGGTCGGCGGCATGATCGCGGCGGCCCCGATGGGTGACCCCAACGCCTCGATCCCGACGCCGCAGCCGATGCACTACCGGCCGATGTTCGGCGCCATGGGCCGCGCTCCGGCCGTGTCCTCGGTCACCTTCGTGAGCCAGGCAGCGATCACCAACGGCCTGCAAGAGCGGCTTGGCGTGGCCAAGGACATGCTCGCCGTTGAGAACACGCGCGGCGGCATCTCCAAGGCCTCGATGGTCCTGAACGACGCCACGCCGCATATGGAGGTCGATCCCGAGACCTACGAGGTGCGTGCCGATGGCGAGCTCCTGACCTGCGAACCCGCGACCGTGCTCCCGATGGCGCAGCGCTATTTCCTGTTCTGATCCGAGGCCAAGCGATGCTCCGCGCCATTTCCCATAGCCACGGCGGCGGCGAGACCGCCGGCACGCTCCGGCTCGATCACGCTGCCCGGCACCTGCGCCGCAAGCTCGTCACCACCGATCAGGGTGAGGAGATCATGGTCGACCTGCCCGAGCCGGTGCTCTTCGCCGACGGTGACCGGCTCGTGCTCGACGACGGTCGCGCCGTCGCGATCGTCGCGGCTGAGGAGGAGCTCTACGAGGTGCTGCCGGGCACATGTCCCTTGCGCCATCTCGCCTGGCATCTCGGAAACCGCCACTTGCCTGCTCAGATCGACGAGGGCCGCATCCTGATCCAGCGCGACCACGTCATCCGGGCGATGCTGGAAGGGCTCGGCGCCTCCGTGCGCGAAGTGGTGGCGCGCTTCCAGCCGGTGCATGGCGCCTATCATGCCCATGGGCATGATCACGGGCATGGCCATCATCATGGTCACGCGCATGGCCACGGCCATCATCACCATGACTGACACTGCCGCGCTTGCCCGCCTGATGACCTGGCTTTCCCCGGCCTTTCCGGTCGGGTCTTTCGCTTACAGCCACGGGCTGGAGCGAGCGATCCATGATGGGTTGATCAGGGATCGGCGGAGCCTGCGCGAATGGCTGGAGGCACTGCTGGAGCAGGGATCGGCCTGGAATGACGCTGTCCTGCTGGCAGAAGTCTGGCGCAGGATCAGCAGCGGTGAAGAGGTTGCGGAAGTCGCTGAACTGGCCGCAGCCATATCCGGCTCGCGCGAACGCCACATGGAAACCACGCTGCAAGGCAGCGCCTTCGTCGATGCGATGGCGGCCTGGAGCGGCGAGCTGCCGGCAGGCGAGGAGAGGCCAATCGCCTATCCCGTGGCCGTAGGCTCAGCCGCCGCGCGCCACGGCGTCGCGCTGGAGGATACGCTCACCGCCTATCTCCACGCCTTCGCCTCCAACCTCGTCCAGACCTGCGTGCGGCTGGTGCCGCTCGGCCAGCGCGACGGGGTGGCGACGCTCGCGGCGCTGGAGCCGGTCATCCTGCGCACCGCCGGGCGCGCTGCAGCCTCGACGCTCGACGATCTCGGCTCCTGCACCATCCGCGCCGACATCCTGTCGATGAACCACGAAACACAGTATTCGAGGGTCTTTCGCTCGTGAACTCCTCCAATGGCCCGCTCCGCGTCGGCATCGGCGGCCCGGTCGGCGTCGGCAAGACCACGCTCACCGAAAAGCTCTGCAAGGCGATGCGCGAGCGCTATTCGGTCGCCGTCGTCACCAACGACATCTTCACGAAGGAGGACGAGCTGATCCTCAACCGGCTGCAGGCTCTGCCGGAGGAGCGCATC
Protein-coding sequences here:
- a CDS encoding urease accessory protein UreD, translated to MLAIGDLQSAVPPRMQRARGQANVSFRLRDGQTCLDRLFQEGCAKLRFPRPLGADDPQAIIINTAGGLTGGDRFGTEVILAAGAAASVTTQACERVYRSTGADAAVTNRLHLAPGARLAWLPQETILFGGGRLSRSLDVELAEDAELVAVEAVLFGRQAMGETLQGGHLHDRWRIRRDGRLIFADDLRVEGDIAARLAPQPAMAGCRAMATVLFVGATPERFLDQARAIIGPGGGASVWNGKFLARLVEETGLALRRRLEPLLTLLLGGRPLPKVWQL
- a CDS encoding urease subunit gamma — its product is MNLTPREKDKLLVSMAAMVARRRLERGVKLNHPEAIALISDFVVEGARDGRSVAELMEAGAHVVSRAQVMEGVAEMIHDVQVEATFPDGTKLVTVHEPIR
- a CDS encoding HupE/UreJ family protein, encoding MKRLSIALILSVGAASPAFAHLNPAEHGSFAAGFSHPLFGTDHILAMVGVGLWAFLVGGRAVWMIPTAFVVTMMLGFAAALAGVGLPFVEPTIAASVVVLGLLALVALQVPVAVGMAVVGFFALFHGYAHGSELGKATSLSFMTGFALATALLHAVGIGIGLAGNALSHRGRIAARIAGGLTALGGLWLVAGA
- a CDS encoding urease subunit beta; this translates as MIPGEVFPAAGDIVLNAGAQQVVLLVANTGDRPIQVGSHYHFFETNDALDFDRTLARGMRLDIAAGTAVRFEPGQQREVRLVPLDGSREVYGFQQKVMGKL
- the ureC gene encoding urease subunit alpha; translation: MPAKLSHAAYAQMYGPTVGDRVRLADTELIIEVEKDFTIYGEEVKFGGGKVIRDGMGQSQASRAEGAVDTVITNALIVDHWGIVKADIGLKDGLIVAIGKAGNPDTQAGVTIVIGPGTEAIAGEGKILTAGGVDAHIHFICPQQIDEALMSGVTTMLGGGTGPAHGTLATTCTPGPWHLGRMIQSFDAVPINLGLSGKGNASKPAALVEMIEGGACALKLHEDWGTTPAAIDNCLTVADDHDVQVMIHTDTLNESGFVEDTVAAFKGRTIHAFHTEGAGGGHAPDIIKVCGLANVIPSSTNPTRPYTKNTIAEHLDMLMVCHHLSPSIPEDIAFAESRIRKETIAAEDILHDIGAFSIISSDSQAMGRVGEVPIRTWQTAHKMKVQRGRLPGETGENDNLRVRRYIAKYTINPAIAQGLSKHVGSVEVGKRADLVLWNPAFFGVKPEMVLVGGMIAAAPMGDPNASIPTPQPMHYRPMFGAMGRAPAVSSVTFVSQAAITNGLQERLGVAKDMLAVENTRGGISKASMVLNDATPHMEVDPETYEVRADGELLTCEPATVLPMAQRYFLF
- a CDS encoding urease accessory protein UreE; the encoded protein is MLRAISHSHGGGETAGTLRLDHAARHLRRKLVTTDQGEEIMVDLPEPVLFADGDRLVLDDGRAVAIVAAEEELYEVLPGTCPLRHLAWHLGNRHLPAQIDEGRILIQRDHVIRAMLEGLGASVREVVARFQPVHGAYHAHGHDHGHGHHHGHAHGHGHHHHD
- a CDS encoding urease accessory protein UreF, whose translation is MITGMAIIMVTRMATAIITMTDTAALARLMTWLSPAFPVGSFAYSHGLERAIHDGLIRDRRSLREWLEALLEQGSAWNDAVLLAEVWRRISSGEEVAEVAELAAAISGSRERHMETTLQGSAFVDAMAAWSGELPAGEERPIAYPVAVGSAAARHGVALEDTLTAYLHAFASNLVQTCVRLVPLGQRDGVATLAALEPVILRTAGRAAASTLDDLGSCTIRADILSMNHETQYSRVFRS